From Malaciobacter mytili LMG 24559:
TTGGGGTATGGTTGTAGCGGTATTGGGGCTTATTATGATGATGAAGTGTGTGAGTTTTTAGAAGAAAATAGTATGGTTTTATATGCACTTGCAATAGGAAACTAAGTTAAAACTTAGTTTTCCATACTATTCATCATCCAAATAGAAAAAATATCTATATAGTTCCAAAAAGATTTTTTCACTTCTTCTGGAATTTGTAATGGTGCTAAAACCATAGCATAACTTTCTAACCAGATTCTTCTTGCTTCTTGATTGATTTTAAAAGGTGAGTGTCTTGCTGCCATCATAGGTGCACCTCTTTTTTCATTAAAATATTTTGGTCCTCCACAAATTTGTATAAAAAAATCAGCAGAATGTTCTTTTGCTAAAGCAAAACCTTCATCTGTTGGAGGAAATAGCCCTTTAATATTACTTTGTCTTAATAAATCATAGTGATCTGATACAAGCTTTCTAATTCCTTCTTCTTTTAAAAGTTCTAAAAATTGTGGTGTTGGAAGTGAAACAGGTGGTCTTGTACCTACTTGTGCAGGTGTTATTGTGAATTGCATTTTATTACCTTTTATTTTTGTAAAAATATACAGTTTCTTTTTTTTATAAAAAAGAAAAAAATCTTTTAGCTTTAAAAATTAATATTTCTTTTTGTTTTTGAATATAGTTTTATAAATAATAAATCAAGTTATATTTATTAAGTAAAAAAATAATATAATATGTTATTTTACTGTTAAAATAGTATATAAAGGATATTTAATGATTGAAAAGAATATATCTTTTAAAGATATTGATGCAAAATTAACAAAAAAGTGGTTACATATATGTGTAGAAAGATTTTCTGTAAAATTACCTTATTCAATAATTAACTATTCAATTCATAATTATAATAATATAAAGTTTGAGTTAATTCCAAATCAAAATATCAATAGTTTTAATGCTTTAATAGATAAAAGAAAAAGAGAAATAAAACGATTAGAAGTACCCAAAGGACTTAGCTCCACTATTAGAAGGGAAGAAAAAAAGTTAGGAAGCTATTTAATTACTTTTAGATCTTTTGGTAATAAGTTCCCAAACTATATAGCTATTGAAGGATACTATTTAGCAAATAATTATATTGTTTTTTATAAAACATATACTAAAGATGGATATTTATTAGAAAATCCAGAGGTATTAAATGATAATTTTGAAAAAGAATATACTTCAATTAAAAATATAAAAGATAATCTTTTTTGTATTTTTGATAAAAGGAAAATTGATAGAGGTTTTTGTTTAGAAAATAAAGCTATTATAAAAATAAAAGAAAAACAAATACAAAATTCATATGTAAGTGTACATTTTAGAAATAAATATTTTAGAGGATATATTCGAGTTAAAGCAGGCTCAAATGTAAAAAAAGATTTTAATTTTGAAAAATTAGAATTAGAAAATGAATTAATAGAAATCTCAAAATGTATTATAAATGGATATGAAGGAGTTTTATCAAAAATTGTAAATAAAGTATATAAAAATAATACTACTTTTTATAATGCTGAATATCTTTGGGGGTATGAAAAGGCAAATGGTGATATAGATTACCCAATAATAATTATAAATTTAAAAGAATCTTTTAAAAGCCCTTATATTCAGCAAAAGGATAAAGGTGAACTTGATAAAATCTTTAATAATATTTTAGCTTCTTTTCACAAGCGATAAATAAAACACAAAAAATTGTGTTTTATCTTAAATAATTACTTTTTTTGTCAATTGTATCTAACTCTTGACCTATATCTTTATATTTTTCAAAATAAAATTTTACAAAAGAGTTTATAGTAGGATTTGTTGGCATAAAATATTTTTCTTCTTTTATAGCAAATTGATTTAAAAATTGTGTTGCATCTTTCTTTTCTAAATAGTGTTTTGCTAAATTTGTATATGTTGTAATATACCATTTTTTAAGTTCATCAATCTTTTGTTTACTTAAATCAATACTTAAAACTTCTTTTTCAAACTCTAATACTTTTGTATCAAAAAGTGCATTTAGATGAATAAGTCCTTCACAATAATATGGCTGTACTTCATCAACTTCCATCCAACCAATAAGCCCTACTGCTCTTTTTACTAAATCAATTAAAACTTGTTCTTCCAACTGTTTTTCATCATTTGATTCATCACAAAAAAATGAGATAAGTCCTCCTGTTGTTGCTTTAAACTCTTCAATATTTTTAAAATTTCCAGTTTTATTCATCACTGCTTCAGTTTCATTATCACACCATAAAATATGTCCAAATTCATGACCAATTGTACTTATATCATAAACTTGATGCCATTTTTCAGTCTCATTAAATAAAAATTCTCTATCTTTTGTAAGTAACTCTTGTCCAAAAATTTCACGACTAAGTCTTAAGAAAGGTTTTGCTCGGCTACTTTGAAGAATTTCATCACTAAAAGCAAAGATTTTTTTACCTTCTTCTTTTGATACTATTTCATCATTTGGTACAACTTGTGCAGAAAATAGTCCATTAAATCCTGCTGCAAAAAATAGGGCAGGTCTTCCAATATATAATTGTACTTTATCTAAAGATTTTAATGAAAATTTATAAATATCTTCATATTTTTTATTTGTTTCAAAACTATTATAAATTTTCTCAAATGCAGCTTTTATTTTATTTACTCTATTTTCATTTTTTGCAAAACTTGGATTTGTAAGTCTTATATCCCACTCTAATGCAACAGCTTTTCTAAAATGATCTTCATAATACTCTAATGGATGTCCTATTTGAATTGGAGTTGTAATTTTCATCCAAGCTCTATCCACATCAGCCCATCTATCTACAAGTAAATTTACGTCATCTTCACTAAATGCTTTAATTAAAGCTTGTATATATAAAATATAATCCCATTTTTGATTATATATTTCATCTTCCAATTCTATTAAATTGTCAGCAAAGTTTTCAAGGGCATCAACTACACTTGTCACTTCTTTTTTAAAGGCTTTTATATATGCTTGTGATTCATATTTATCTTTATTTTTTACAAGAGCAGAATAACATCTATCTGCTATTTCTCCCCCATGTCCTAAATCAAATAGTTTTTCCTTTTCTAAATATTCAAATACTTTTTTTTCATCACCATTAAATTTTGCAAGTAAGTCTTTATTTGTTTTATTTATAATTAGTGCTGTCCATGAACTTTGCCAAGTACTCATAACTTTACCTACGCTAAATACTCCATTAAAAATTGTTCTATAAAATGGTGTAAGAAGTCTATTTTCATTTATAAAGTTAATTAGTTTTAAGTGTTTTTCTTCCCAAAATTCTTTTACAAAAATATAAGCCTTTTCTTGTAAAGTAATAATTTCTTCTTCTTTTTTAGCAAGTTTTTTTAGAACTTGTACAAGGGAATCATCTCTTAAATTTACTACTCTTGTAACAAGTGCAAATCTTAAATTATCATCAAGTGTTAATCCTAAAGTTTTTGCAAAATCATCAATAATAGTTAGTTTTTCAAACTCTTTATTTTCAAGATTTTTAATAATTTCATTTATACTATTTTTTTCATTTTCTAAAAATTGATATATTTTTTCTACATCTTTTAAAAATTGATTTTCAGTCATTTCAATCCTTTTTTATAGATTTTGTAAGTCTATCTTTTTTAATCTTTTTTTTAAATAAGTAGTATTTAGTAATTTTAAAGAATTTATAAACTTTAGACTTTTGTCTAAAGTTCATTATTTTTAAATAGAGTTGTTTGATTTTTTAAAGTATATGATACTATTAAAATAGCTAAGAATATTAAAGGAATAATAATCTCTTCTATACTATTTTTTGAACTATAGTGAGAATACGAGGCAAATAGAAAGTCAAGAGCAAATCCTACATATGCAAATTCTCTAATTCTATCAAGTTTTTTAGGTAATAAAAGCATAGCCCCACCAATAATTTTTAAAACACCAAGTGCAGTAAAAAAATATAAAGGGTATCCTAAATCATTTGCAACTTTTATAACTGAATCCGTAAGCAAAATATCTACTGCTCCACCTACAAAACCAACTAATACAACTATAATAAGTGTCGAAATAATGTAAACTTTTCTCTTCATATAAATATCCTTTGCGTAAGTATAGAGAAAGTTTCTTTATTTTTTATTTAGTAATTTAATTGCTTCATTTGCTTTAAGCGGTTTACTAAAATAATATCCTTGATAAATATAGCTATTTTTGGTTTTTAGATACTCTAATTCTTCTTCATTCTCAACACCTTCAATTATTAAATTTAAGTTTAATTTTTGAGAAACTTCAATTATCATATTTATAATAGAATCATTTATCAGTTTATCTTTTTTTCTTAAAAAACTTCTATCAAGCTTTATTGTATCTACAGGAACTTTTGAAATATAATCAAAAGAGGTATATCCTATTCCTACTCCATCTATGCTACAAGAGATACCTAGTTTTTTTAATTCTTTAATTCTTTTTATTACAAAATTTAAATCTTTAAACATAGCATTTTCATTAATTTCAAATTCCAAATATTTTGTATCTACTTTATACTCTTTAATAGTATTTTGTAAAAACTCTAAAAAATCAAGTTGTTCAAATTCAAGGGAAGAGATATTTATAGAGATTTTAATATCTTTAAATTCTTCTTCTTTTTGCCAAATTTTTATTTGTTTTATTACTTCTTTTATTACTAATCTTCCAATTTGTATAATTAAATCAGATTTTTGAGCAACTTCTAAAAAGTAGTTTGGATAAACTATTCCTTTAGTTGGATGAATCCATCTAATTAAAGCTTCAAAACCAATAATTCTATTATTTTTATAATCAAATTTATTTTGATAGTGAATTTCAAACTGTTCTTCTTTTATGGCTGCTCTTAATTCATTTTCAATTTTTAAGAAAGTTTTTGTTTTTTTATCTAAATCTTCATGATAAAACATAACTTTATTTTTACCATTTTCTTTAGATAAATACATAGCCGAATCTGCATTTTTAACTATATCAATAGAACATTTATTTTTTTCTGGAAATAATGCTATACCAATAGAACAAGTAGTAGTTAGATTATGCTGATTTATTTTTATAGGATTATCTAAAGCATCTCTTATTTTATTTGCAAAAGTTTCAACTTTAATTATTGCTTGTGTTTTTTGGTAATTTAAATTTTGAACTAAAATTACAAATTCATCTCCTCCAAGTCTTATTATAATATCATCTTCCCTTGAGTTTGACTTTATAATATTTGCAATTTTTATTAAAAATAAATCTCCTATATCATGCCCTAAAGAGTCATTTATATATTTAAAATTATCTAAATCTATGAAAATCAAAGCTCCAAAGTTTTTTGTTCTATTAGCAGAGGCTATTGCTTGTGATAATCTATCATTTAAAACTGTTCTATTATAAAGTCCTGTTAAACTATCTGTTTGAACTTGTCTAATAAGTTTTTCTTGATTATCTTTTATTTCTGTAATATCAAAAAACTGTGCAATAAAATGAGTGATTTTCCCCATACTATTTTTAATAGCAGTAATTGTAGCTCTTTCTGGATATATCTCAGAATTTTTTCTTTTATTATATATTTCACCACTCCAAGAACCATAAGTTAGTAAATCTCTCCACATTTTTTCATAAAACTCATCACTATGTTTTCCTGATTTTAGAATTTTTGGGTTTTTACCTATAACTTCTTCTTTTTCATAACCTGTGATTTTTGTAAAAGAGCTATTTACTTTTATAATATTGGCATTTGCATCTGTTATTGCCATAGCTTCTTGTGAGTCAAAAGAGTATGAAGCAATTCTTAGTTCTTCTTCATATTCTAATCTTAGTTTTTCATTTTCTTCTTTTTCTAAACCATATGATAAATCATTTGTCATCTTATCAAAAATAGTTATTATCTCTTCATCAAAATACTCTTCATCACTTGAACAAAAAGCCATAATACCTACGGCTTCATCTTTTTTATATAAAGGATAAACAGCTATTGATTTAATAGAAGAGATTTTTTCTGTTGAAAAGTCGATTGAAGATTTATCTTTTAATATATTATTTACAACAATATTTTTTCTTTCAATTAAAGACTTTTTATATATTTTATGATTATCGTTTGTTTCTAATTTTGATAAAATCTCTTTTTTTTCTCCATTACTTTCAACTATTTGTAATTTATCTTTATTTAATAAACAAATAAAACTAAGAGATAGTTCTAACTCTTTTGTGGCAAAACTACAAGCTTTATTTAGAACCTCTTCCATTGTATAGTTATATATAATAAGTTCATTTGCATGATTTAAGATATTGTACATCTTTTTTTGTTTTTTTAGATTTTTAAAACTAATATTCTCTTTTTTAACAATATTTTTAATAGCAAAAATAGAAAATATAGAAGCAGCAATACTTAAAATCCATAAAATAAAGCTATAAATCAAACTATTAATAATTGATTCTTTTAAAAATTTTGATTCTTTTAATACTTTTTTTACAAAATATTCAATTATTTCTCCTAATGCATCAATTCTTTTAGTAGAGAGTTCCCACCATAGTTTTGCATCTGAGTTTTCTACTTGATAGCTATCAAAGTTATAGATTTTTTTTCTAAAATTTTGTACATTTTCTATTAGTTTACTATTATAGGTTTTATAAAAATAATCAAGATCTTCAATAGTAGTTATATTCTTAAAATTTTTAATATTATTTTTTTGTAAAGAGATAAACTCTATAATTTTATTATAGTCTTCTTTTTTTAAATTTTTTTTTGAAAAAGTATTTGATAACATAGCCCTTTCAAGTCCTGCAAACTCTTTTATATTTACTAAATATAATAAGGCTTGAAGTTTATTATCTATTTGTGAATTTTGTTTTTTTACTTGCAAAATGTTCATTGAGTTTATAATACTATTTGTAATTTGGTTATACTCTTTTAACTCTTCATTTAAAGTAAGTTTTACTTCATCTACTTCTTTTCTTAATCTTTCTAAATTAAAAATTTCTTCTTGAATTTTTTTTATATGTGTATTTTGCTTTGCAAAGCTATTTTTTAAGATAAAATTTTCAAAGATTATTTTAGATTCATTTGTAAGAATTCTTTGGTGTTTTAACTCATTTATAAACTTTTTACCTTTTGAACCAATAAAACCAGCAGACATTCCTCTTTCTTTTTGTATATTATTTAATAAGAATTCTGCATTTAAAAGATAATTGATATTTGAATCAATGCTATTTAAATTTTCCAAGGCTTTATATTTGTTATAGATATAAACACTACTGAAAAATATCATACCAAAAGTTGGAATAAGTGAAATAAGAATAAGTTTAAATAAAACTTTGTTTTTCATATTTTAGCTCTTTTATAAAATTATTATAAAATAATAATACTCTTATTCTTTTAAAGTTAATATTAAAGATTCTATTTCTTAGCACTTAAATATTAAAAGTGCTAAAAAAATATTAAACTTTAGCCAACTTTTATAAAGTTGTGATAAAATTCCTTTATTAAATTAAAAAAATATAGGAGAAATTTATGGTACACATTGCTTTAGCAATTTGTCCATTTCCTAAAAGGAGAAATAACTAATGGCAAAACATCAATTTCAAACAGAAGTAGGACAATTATTACATTTAATGACGCACTCTTTATATTCAAATAAAGAGATTTTTATAAGAGAGCTTGTTTCAAATGCAAGTGATGC
This genomic window contains:
- a CDS encoding globin domain-containing protein, with translation MQFTITPAQVGTRPPVSLPTPQFLELLKEEGIRKLVSDHYDLLRQSNIKGLFPPTDEGFALAKEHSADFFIQICGGPKYFNEKRGAPMMAARHSPFKINQEARRIWLESYAMVLAPLQIPEEVKKSFWNYIDIFSIWMMNSMEN
- the ciaB gene encoding invasion protein CiaB, which translates into the protein MTENQFLKDVEKIYQFLENEKNSINEIIKNLENKEFEKLTIIDDFAKTLGLTLDDNLRFALVTRVVNLRDDSLVQVLKKLAKKEEEIITLQEKAYIFVKEFWEEKHLKLINFINENRLLTPFYRTIFNGVFSVGKVMSTWQSSWTALIINKTNKDLLAKFNGDEKKVFEYLEKEKLFDLGHGGEIADRCYSALVKNKDKYESQAYIKAFKKEVTSVVDALENFADNLIELEDEIYNQKWDYILYIQALIKAFSEDDVNLLVDRWADVDRAWMKITTPIQIGHPLEYYEDHFRKAVALEWDIRLTNPSFAKNENRVNKIKAAFEKIYNSFETNKKYEDIYKFSLKSLDKVQLYIGRPALFFAAGFNGLFSAQVVPNDEIVSKEEGKKIFAFSDEILQSSRAKPFLRLSREIFGQELLTKDREFLFNETEKWHQVYDISTIGHEFGHILWCDNETEAVMNKTGNFKNIEEFKATTGGLISFFCDESNDEKQLEEQVLIDLVKRAVGLIGWMEVDEVQPYYCEGLIHLNALFDTKVLEFEKEVLSIDLSKQKIDELKKWYITTYTNLAKHYLEKKDATQFLNQFAIKEEKYFMPTNPTINSFVKFYFEKYKDIGQELDTIDKKSNYLR
- a CDS encoding DoxX family protein, with the protein product MKRKVYIISTLIIVVLVGFVGGAVDILLTDSVIKVANDLGYPLYFFTALGVLKIIGGAMLLLPKKLDRIREFAYVGFALDFLFASYSHYSSKNSIEEIIIPLIFLAILIVSYTLKNQTTLFKNNEL
- a CDS encoding EAL domain-containing protein; the encoded protein is MKNKVLFKLILISLIPTFGMIFFSSVYIYNKYKALENLNSIDSNINYLLNAEFLLNNIQKERGMSAGFIGSKGKKFINELKHQRILTNESKIIFENFILKNSFAKQNTHIKKIQEEIFNLERLRKEVDEVKLTLNEELKEYNQITNSIINSMNILQVKKQNSQIDNKLQALLYLVNIKEFAGLERAMLSNTFSKKNLKKEDYNKIIEFISLQKNNIKNFKNITTIEDLDYFYKTYNSKLIENVQNFRKKIYNFDSYQVENSDAKLWWELSTKRIDALGEIIEYFVKKVLKESKFLKESIINSLIYSFILWILSIAASIFSIFAIKNIVKKENISFKNLKKQKKMYNILNHANELIIYNYTMEEVLNKACSFATKELELSLSFICLLNKDKLQIVESNGEKKEILSKLETNDNHKIYKKSLIERKNIVVNNILKDKSSIDFSTEKISSIKSIAVYPLYKKDEAVGIMAFCSSDEEYFDEEIITIFDKMTNDLSYGLEKEENEKLRLEYEEELRIASYSFDSQEAMAITDANANIIKVNSSFTKITGYEKEEVIGKNPKILKSGKHSDEFYEKMWRDLLTYGSWSGEIYNKRKNSEIYPERATITAIKNSMGKITHFIAQFFDITEIKDNQEKLIRQVQTDSLTGLYNRTVLNDRLSQAIASANRTKNFGALIFIDLDNFKYINDSLGHDIGDLFLIKIANIIKSNSREDDIIIRLGGDEFVILVQNLNYQKTQAIIKVETFANKIRDALDNPIKINQHNLTTTCSIGIALFPEKNKCSIDIVKNADSAMYLSKENGKNKVMFYHEDLDKKTKTFLKIENELRAAIKEEQFEIHYQNKFDYKNNRIIGFEALIRWIHPTKGIVYPNYFLEVAQKSDLIIQIGRLVIKEVIKQIKIWQKEEEFKDIKISINISSLEFEQLDFLEFLQNTIKEYKVDTKYLEFEINENAMFKDLNFVIKRIKELKKLGISCSIDGVGIGYTSFDYISKVPVDTIKLDRSFLRKKDKLINDSIINMIIEVSQKLNLNLIIEGVENEEELEYLKTKNSYIYQGYYFSKPLKANEAIKLLNKK